Proteins from one Pseudoalteromonas rubra genomic window:
- a CDS encoding O-antigen ligase family protein, producing MRSNGMSEGLPWIGVLIILVSVLISSVSSNAFFYKFDVPKWIVFDLFICASLVYAYIKKVDIEVGGFGWLCIALLLPMFVSLLNAVNYYEGVMFILRYVGSLLIACFMLKRVWQRYGIKLLFDSIIFSSVIFSLIYVESRINDYELIHVTAFSSFGFINNLGQVLNIWLPVLVAAILYQGKVNARSVFGLLSFIVCIFALLESGTRGTILGLLLGELILFLLMFNKLKRQAFTYLVITASLIVGGIAYSQLDSYLDGRLSKKIQSIKNLDTGRAELFANTFDMVLEKPLGVGVNNFEYLHPKYARLGTEGASPKVGQSSILKTPHNILLKFYSETGWLGGLVFSVMFALLFFKSMVNAYYGSQSDRWLLVAVVSTLFHSLFTALFLTPGSLFFAILLFSFVLYRNEQLTDKKTTKKQFVRFSCLPVLLVIYVGFFSSNHLASYYSHTGYVSGNELYMQRSFELNPYDSKALFDYYILQRHLYKDNDKALSALENFLSLYPYHTSGLLATAELMIQQHDYAGAMTKLDFLLTFYPSLARAHEMKAIAQKQLEPSPSL from the coding sequence TTGCGTAGTAATGGAATGAGTGAAGGCCTGCCCTGGATCGGTGTTTTAATTATTCTTGTTTCGGTGTTGATATCTTCAGTTTCTTCGAATGCGTTTTTTTATAAGTTTGACGTGCCCAAGTGGATTGTATTTGACCTTTTCATTTGTGCTTCCCTAGTTTACGCGTATATTAAAAAGGTTGATATTGAAGTAGGCGGCTTTGGTTGGCTGTGTATTGCTTTATTGCTCCCGATGTTCGTGTCATTGTTAAATGCCGTAAATTACTATGAAGGGGTGATGTTTATCCTCAGGTATGTGGGGAGCCTACTGATTGCTTGTTTTATGCTCAAGAGAGTGTGGCAAAGATATGGCATAAAGCTACTCTTCGATAGTATCATTTTTTCTTCTGTAATTTTTTCACTGATCTATGTTGAATCCCGTATAAACGATTACGAACTGATTCATGTAACGGCATTTTCTTCGTTTGGTTTCATTAATAACCTGGGTCAGGTTCTAAACATCTGGTTACCGGTTCTTGTTGCTGCGATATTGTATCAGGGCAAAGTAAATGCTCGTTCTGTTTTTGGCTTATTATCATTTATTGTCTGTATTTTTGCGTTACTTGAGTCAGGTACTCGCGGCACAATCTTAGGTTTACTTTTAGGTGAGTTGATTCTATTCCTGCTGATGTTTAATAAGCTAAAGCGCCAGGCGTTCACCTATCTTGTTATTACAGCGAGTTTAATTGTTGGAGGGATTGCATACAGTCAGCTAGACAGTTATTTAGATGGCAGGTTGAGTAAAAAAATACAAAGCATCAAAAACCTTGATACGGGAAGAGCAGAGTTATTTGCCAATACGTTTGATATGGTCCTTGAAAAACCACTTGGAGTTGGTGTAAATAATTTTGAGTATCTTCACCCGAAATACGCAAGGCTTGGTACCGAAGGTGCATCACCTAAGGTTGGACAAAGTAGCATTCTAAAAACGCCTCATAATATACTATTGAAATTTTACAGCGAAACAGGCTGGCTCGGCGGTTTAGTATTTTCTGTGATGTTCGCTCTGTTGTTTTTTAAATCAATGGTGAATGCATATTATGGAAGTCAGAGTGACAGATGGCTACTGGTTGCTGTGGTGTCTACTTTGTTTCATTCATTGTTTACGGCTCTTTTCTTGACCCCTGGAAGCCTGTTTTTTGCAATACTGCTATTCTCATTTGTGCTTTATAGAAACGAGCAGTTGACTGATAAAAAAACTACTAAAAAGCAGTTTGTCAGATTTAGTTGTTTACCTGTGTTACTTGTTATATATGTGGGGTTTTTCTCATCTAATCATTTAGCGAGTTACTATTCCCACACTGGGTATGTGTCGGGCAATGAGTTATACATGCAACGTAGCTTTGAATTAAACCCTTACGATAGTAAAGCGTTATTTGATTATTATATCCTTCAGAGACATTTGTACAAAGATAATGATAAGGCGCTAAGCGCACTGGAGAATTTTCTGTCTCTATACCCTTATCATACAAGTGGTCTCCTTGCGACTGCTGAACTAATGATACAACAGCATGACTATGCTGGTGCAATGACCAAACTAGATTTTCTTTTGACATTTTACCCTAGCCTGGCGCGTGCCCACGAAATGAAAGCCATTGCACAAAAACAATTGGAACCCTCCCCATCACTTTGA
- a CDS encoding class I SAM-dependent methyltransferase codes for MTATPLSTLLQHLSLQTLPNEVCRLFHGWGRCYPGLEQITVDWLQGQLLISLFKEHDQQWLDALKSELLKLVESQPWAERVSAVILQHRYANGAPVDLVYGELSAMPVVNEQGLKFGLSLGAKQNMGLFLDMRLGRQWVRSQSDGKRVLNLFSYTCGFSVAALEGGAEHVVNLDMSKAALKQGKVNHQLNGHDLGKVSFLGHELFKSWGKVKKLGPYDLIVIDPPSFQKGSFALTKDYQRILRRLGDLLTEQGSVLACVNSPDVSAQFLIDEMAREAPQMHFESRLPNPPEFPDINEDSSLKCLVFNAKSA; via the coding sequence ATGACAGCCACACCACTTTCCACTTTATTACAGCATCTTTCTCTACAAACATTACCCAATGAAGTGTGTCGCCTTTTCCATGGCTGGGGCCGCTGTTATCCGGGGCTGGAACAAATCACGGTTGATTGGCTTCAGGGGCAACTCCTGATCTCTTTATTTAAAGAACATGATCAGCAATGGCTTGACGCGTTAAAGTCTGAGTTACTGAAGCTGGTTGAGTCTCAACCATGGGCCGAGCGTGTTTCAGCTGTGATACTGCAACATCGCTATGCCAATGGTGCGCCGGTTGATCTTGTATATGGTGAGCTATCAGCTATGCCGGTTGTAAACGAACAAGGGCTAAAATTCGGATTATCACTGGGCGCTAAGCAAAACATGGGGTTGTTTTTAGATATGCGATTGGGACGTCAGTGGGTGAGAAGCCAGTCTGACGGCAAGCGCGTGCTCAACCTGTTTTCTTATACCTGCGGCTTCTCAGTCGCTGCGCTGGAAGGAGGCGCTGAACATGTTGTGAATCTCGATATGTCGAAAGCTGCGCTGAAGCAGGGCAAAGTAAACCACCAGTTGAATGGCCATGATTTGGGGAAGGTGTCTTTTCTTGGTCATGAGTTGTTTAAATCCTGGGGCAAAGTAAAAAAGCTGGGCCCCTATGACCTGATAGTCATTGACCCACCTAGCTTTCAGAAGGGCAGTTTTGCGCTGACAAAAGATTATCAACGGATTTTAAGACGTCTGGGTGATTTACTGACTGAACAGGGAAGTGTGCTGGCATGCGTTAACTCACCTGACGTGAGTGCCCAGTTTTTGATAGACGAAATGGCCAGGGAAGCACCGCAGATGCACTTTGAATCAAGATTGCCAAATCCACCAGAATTTCCAGACATCAATGAGGACAGCAGTCTAAAATGCTTGGTTTTTAATGCCAAAAGCGCTTAA
- a CDS encoding substrate-binding periplasmic protein, with the protein MRFTFLFVFIVALIPLSGHTTTIRFVAEDLPPYHYLDPTGKPTGALVEVARQLLAQTGLQGQIEIMPMARALHEMRAKDNTLLLSWLKTPERAQNYRFLGVMCHAQAYLIGLKDRTFSLQDLNSARQHRVSTIRGYYSERFLRAAGYSEDHELVLVSHYQTLWHMLFKGRTDLVLTNAQTINKELSALGLPAEQVERKLAVSAFPSELHLATSLDFNQQQADQLMSALASLKDSGKYQQILSQWQLN; encoded by the coding sequence ATGCGTTTTACGTTTTTATTCGTTTTTATTGTTGCTCTGATACCCTTATCCGGCCATACCACAACCATACGTTTTGTCGCAGAAGACCTACCTCCATATCATTATCTGGACCCAACAGGTAAGCCCACAGGTGCCTTGGTTGAGGTTGCCCGACAATTGCTCGCACAAACCGGATTGCAAGGCCAAATAGAGATCATGCCAATGGCACGTGCGCTGCATGAAATGCGGGCAAAAGACAATACCCTGCTGTTGTCCTGGTTAAAGACCCCGGAACGTGCTCAAAACTATCGATTTCTGGGTGTCATGTGCCACGCTCAGGCCTACTTAATTGGTCTCAAAGACCGTACCTTTTCTCTCCAGGATTTAAACAGTGCCAGGCAGCATCGCGTTAGCACCATTCGCGGGTATTACAGTGAACGATTTTTACGCGCTGCTGGCTACTCAGAAGATCACGAGTTAGTCCTGGTCTCACACTACCAGACCTTGTGGCACATGCTGTTCAAGGGGCGCACTGATTTGGTACTGACCAACGCACAAACCATCAACAAAGAGCTCAGTGCACTTGGGTTGCCAGCTGAGCAGGTTGAACGAAAGCTGGCTGTGTCAGCATTCCCATCGGAGCTACATCTGGCAACCAGTCTGGACTTTAACCAGCAGCAGGCCGACCAACTAATGAGCGCACTGGCAAGCCTGAAAGACTCCGGGAAATATCAACAAATTCTTTCCCAGTGGCAGCTAAATTAA
- the rtcR gene encoding RNA repair transcriptional activator RtcR, with product MSKKTIAVSLIGSQLDFVGKRVDRWSKWRPNISLCSQEHLVLDELHLLHDNHSERLANNVAVDIESISPETQVQLYNINFIDPWDFEEVYAKLYDWCQQQTYDTDNNEYLFHITTGTHVVQICSFLLTESRHFPGRLIQTSPDKANNNKSIGRIQIIDLDLSKYDQLATRFDHEHLEGKEFLKGGIQTKNKGFNQLITQIEKVAIRSCDPMLLTGPTGAGKSQLATRIFQLKKRRSKLKGDLVSVNCATLKGENAMAALFGHTKGAFTGAQKERSGYLLSADQGMLFLDEIGELGLEEQAMLLHAIENKSFHPVGSDSTVNSDFQLIGGTNKDLTFEVAKGRFREDLLARINLWTFKLPALRERLEDIPANIDYELDIYAQKNTQRVQFNKEARLAFEQFAMSHKALWSANFRDLSSAITRLCTLADSSRISINDVNGEIHRLTSAWQNTEETSGPNLLPNYLSEEQISSLDNFDIQQLNHILSVCKRHASMASAGRELFNVSRTKKSQVNDSTRLQKYLIKFGLTWSQLQ from the coding sequence ATGAGCAAAAAGACGATTGCTGTTAGCCTGATTGGTTCACAACTGGACTTTGTTGGTAAGCGAGTTGACCGATGGTCCAAGTGGCGACCCAACATTAGCCTGTGTAGCCAGGAACATCTCGTTCTCGATGAACTACACCTGTTACATGACAACCACTCTGAGCGTTTAGCAAATAATGTTGCGGTAGACATAGAAAGTATCTCTCCGGAAACCCAGGTCCAGCTGTATAACATTAACTTTATTGACCCCTGGGACTTTGAAGAGGTCTATGCCAAACTGTATGACTGGTGCCAGCAACAGACGTACGATACAGACAATAACGAGTATCTGTTCCACATCACAACGGGTACGCACGTTGTGCAGATCTGTAGCTTCCTGCTAACCGAAAGCCGTCACTTCCCAGGCCGCTTGATCCAGACTTCGCCGGACAAGGCGAATAACAACAAGTCCATCGGGCGTATTCAGATCATTGACTTAGATCTCTCCAAATATGACCAGCTTGCTACCCGGTTTGACCATGAACACCTTGAAGGTAAAGAATTTCTCAAAGGGGGCATTCAGACTAAGAACAAGGGCTTCAACCAACTCATTACGCAAATAGAGAAAGTTGCTATTCGTTCTTGTGACCCCATGTTGTTGACCGGACCAACCGGAGCAGGTAAAAGCCAGCTGGCAACTCGGATCTTTCAGCTCAAGAAGCGAAGGTCGAAATTAAAAGGCGATTTGGTCTCAGTAAACTGCGCGACATTGAAAGGTGAAAATGCCATGGCTGCCCTATTTGGCCACACCAAGGGGGCATTTACAGGTGCGCAAAAAGAACGCAGCGGCTATCTGCTCAGTGCCGATCAGGGCATGTTGTTTTTAGACGAAATTGGCGAGCTGGGTTTAGAAGAGCAAGCCATGTTGCTTCATGCTATTGAAAATAAGTCCTTTCACCCTGTTGGCAGTGACAGCACAGTCAACAGTGACTTCCAGTTAATCGGGGGCACCAACAAAGATTTGACGTTTGAAGTCGCGAAAGGCCGCTTCAGGGAAGATCTGCTGGCACGTATCAACCTTTGGACCTTTAAGTTGCCGGCACTGCGCGAGCGCCTGGAGGATATTCCGGCCAATATTGATTATGAACTTGACATATATGCCCAGAAAAACACGCAACGGGTGCAGTTTAACAAAGAAGCCAGACTGGCATTTGAACAGTTTGCAATGTCACATAAAGCACTTTGGTCTGCCAATTTTCGGGATCTGAGCTCTGCAATTACCCGCTTGTGTACCCTGGCCGATTCTTCACGTATTTCCATCAATGATGTGAATGGAGAAATTCACAGGCTCACAAGTGCATGGCAAAACACCGAAGAGACATCAGGCCCGAACTTACTGCCCAACTACCTCTCTGAGGAACAAATTTCATCACTTGATAACTTTGATATTCAACAGCTTAACCACATACTTTCGGTTTGCAAGCGGCACGCCAGTATGGCGTCTGCCGGTCGGGAGTTATTTAATGTGAGCCGAACTAAAAAATCACAGGTGAATGATTCGACCCGATTACAGAAGTATTTAATCAAGTTTGGGCTAACCTGGTCTCAGTTACAGTAA
- a CDS encoding RtcB family protein — protein MSRNYNVIENEGMATIKAWTKGVPFEEQAQQQLKNIASMPMVHSHIAVMPDVHMGKGATIGSVIPSVDAVIPAAVGVDIGCGMVATKTTLTASQLPDNLSGIRHAFEAAIPHGRTGNKRRQRDKGAWHTIPEVVAAQWKTLEARFERICEKHPAIRRSNHVNHLGTMGTGNHFLELCLDENNAVWIMLHSGSRGVGNRIGTYFIELAKKEMERHQINLPDMDLAYLSEGNEYFDDYVEAVEWAQDFARKNREIMMLNAIAALRKAIPVEFSTAELAVNCHHNYISREEHFGKACFVTRKGAVRAEKGEMGIIPGSMGARSFIVRGLGNPESFNSCSHGAGRVMSRTKAKKVYSVKDQIEATQGVECRKDEAVIDEIPHAYKDIEKVMDAQKDLVEVVYTLKQVVCVKG, from the coding sequence ATGAGTAGAAATTACAACGTAATAGAAAATGAGGGCATGGCCACCATTAAGGCATGGACTAAAGGGGTGCCATTTGAAGAGCAAGCACAACAGCAATTAAAAAATATAGCCAGCATGCCAATGGTGCATTCGCATATTGCGGTGATGCCCGATGTGCATATGGGCAAGGGAGCAACAATAGGGAGTGTGATACCGTCGGTTGATGCCGTGATCCCGGCTGCGGTTGGCGTGGATATTGGGTGCGGCATGGTGGCAACAAAAACCACACTAACCGCCAGTCAACTTCCGGATAATTTATCAGGTATTCGTCATGCCTTTGAGGCCGCAATACCCCATGGCAGAACGGGCAACAAGCGCAGGCAAAGAGATAAGGGAGCCTGGCATACAATTCCTGAAGTCGTTGCTGCGCAATGGAAAACGCTTGAAGCAAGGTTTGAGCGGATCTGTGAAAAGCATCCGGCGATACGTAGGAGTAATCATGTAAATCACTTAGGTACAATGGGTACTGGCAACCATTTCCTGGAGTTGTGTCTGGATGAAAACAACGCCGTGTGGATTATGCTCCATTCAGGAAGTCGTGGAGTAGGAAACCGTATCGGCACTTATTTCATCGAACTGGCTAAAAAAGAGATGGAACGGCATCAGATCAATCTGCCAGATATGGATTTAGCTTATTTATCCGAAGGTAACGAATATTTTGATGATTATGTGGAAGCAGTGGAATGGGCGCAGGATTTTGCCAGAAAAAATCGCGAGATCATGATGCTTAATGCGATTGCCGCACTGCGCAAAGCAATTCCGGTTGAGTTTTCTACCGCTGAGTTGGCCGTTAATTGCCACCACAACTACATCTCGCGAGAAGAACACTTTGGTAAAGCGTGTTTCGTGACTCGCAAAGGGGCAGTGAGGGCCGAAAAAGGAGAGATGGGTATTATACCGGGAAGTATGGGGGCACGTTCATTTATTGTCAGAGGGCTGGGTAATCCAGAGAGTTTTAATAGCTGTAGCCATGGTGCTGGCAGAGTAATGTCCCGAACTAAAGCGAAGAAAGTGTACAGCGTAAAAGATCAAATTGAAGCGACTCAGGGCGTAGAGTGTCGTAAGGACGAAGCGGTCATTGATGAGATACCGCATGCCTATAAAGACATAGAAAAAGTAATGGACGCGCAAAAAGATCTGGTTGAAGTGGTTTATACCCTGAAGCAAGTCGTTTGTGTGAAAGGGTAA
- the rtcA gene encoding RNA 3'-terminal phosphate cyclase, giving the protein MHFLEIDGAQGEGGGQVLRTALSLSILTNTPIELNNIRANRSRPGLLRQHLTSVKAAQQICDATTEGVELGASRIRFTPGKVKAGVYHFAIGTAGSTVLVCQTILPVLALADGPSSVTFEGGTHNGMSPSLCFFKESYLPVLREMGVISQTQTRTLGFYPAGGGHWQLTIEPAAAFKPVVLTSTDGQVELSQARCGFKALMSDLPDSIGQKEIAAARKALGWQDAASNVEQHQTNGRGNSFQVKIKGDHNTCVFEQTGELGVSAERVAKRCAGRVKQFLRSGAAVDAYLADQLLVPMALAGGGEFTTTEPSLHTRTNITVIRQFLDIDIDVQQETETRWKIVVGTKSS; this is encoded by the coding sequence ATGCATTTTTTAGAGATTGATGGCGCACAGGGAGAGGGCGGCGGGCAAGTGTTACGAACCGCGCTTTCTTTGTCGATACTGACTAATACACCAATTGAGCTCAACAACATCAGAGCAAATAGAAGCAGGCCGGGGCTGTTGCGTCAGCATCTTACTTCTGTGAAGGCTGCGCAGCAAATTTGTGATGCTACGACAGAAGGGGTTGAACTGGGGGCGAGCCGGATCCGATTTACACCAGGAAAAGTAAAAGCAGGAGTATATCATTTTGCGATAGGGACCGCTGGCAGTACGGTGTTGGTATGCCAGACCATTCTGCCAGTATTGGCCTTAGCGGATGGACCCTCAAGTGTCACCTTTGAAGGGGGAACACACAATGGTATGTCACCCTCACTGTGCTTTTTTAAAGAGTCTTACCTGCCGGTCTTGAGGGAGATGGGGGTAATCAGTCAGACGCAAACCCGCACTCTTGGCTTTTACCCAGCTGGTGGCGGTCACTGGCAACTGACGATTGAGCCTGCAGCGGCTTTTAAGCCTGTGGTATTAACGAGCACGGACGGCCAGGTTGAGTTGAGTCAGGCGCGTTGTGGCTTTAAGGCACTTATGAGTGATTTACCAGACTCTATCGGTCAGAAGGAAATTGCGGCGGCACGAAAAGCGCTGGGTTGGCAAGATGCTGCAAGTAACGTTGAGCAACATCAAACAAATGGTCGGGGCAATAGTTTCCAGGTCAAGATCAAAGGTGACCACAATACTTGTGTGTTCGAGCAAACAGGTGAGCTTGGGGTTTCAGCAGAGCGGGTGGCCAAGCGTTGTGCGGGCAGGGTTAAGCAGTTTTTAAGATCCGGTGCGGCAGTTGATGCCTATCTGGCGGATCAGCTCTTAGTGCCAATGGCGTTAGCGGGTGGAGGAGAATTTACCACCACAGAGCCAAGTTTGCACACCAGAACTAATATCACTGTGATCAGACAATTTTTGGACATTGATATCGATGTACAACAAGAGACAGAGACGCGCTGGAAGATTGTGGTTGGGACCAAATCCAGTTGA
- a CDS encoding nucleotidyltransferase domain-containing protein — translation MILGRADNKGNEQHLVTTAINADIHAEIMRRIVAAEQEHDVKVLFAVESGSRAWGFASPNSDYDVRFIYAHKKAWYLSVDLEERRDVIEYPIVDEIDINGWDIRKALKLFWKSNPTLIEWLQSPIVYVDDGHFASAARALLPHIASSHKGIYHYLNMAKGNYRGYLQTAKVPLKKYFYVLRPLLAIKWLEAYDEPAPIEFEVLRRLIADNPVLDNALSELVEKKRMSEEKVMGPAIPVINAFIESELARHKAFSAGNRKREVNYDALNELLRATLNRLEYR, via the coding sequence ATGATACTAGGCAGAGCCGATAACAAGGGTAATGAACAACATCTGGTTACAACAGCAATAAATGCGGATATCCACGCCGAGATAATGCGCCGTATTGTCGCAGCGGAACAAGAACACGATGTCAAAGTGCTATTCGCCGTTGAGTCCGGAAGCCGGGCATGGGGGTTTGCGAGCCCAAACAGTGATTATGACGTGCGCTTTATATACGCGCATAAGAAAGCGTGGTATTTGTCTGTCGACCTTGAAGAGCGTCGGGATGTGATTGAGTACCCCATCGTGGATGAAATTGATATCAATGGGTGGGACATCAGGAAGGCACTTAAACTTTTCTGGAAGTCGAACCCGACATTGATTGAATGGTTACAGTCGCCGATTGTTTATGTAGATGATGGTCACTTTGCGTCAGCTGCCAGGGCGCTGTTGCCCCATATTGCTTCGTCTCATAAAGGTATTTACCATTATCTGAATATGGCGAAAGGGAATTACCGTGGTTACTTACAAACGGCAAAGGTGCCGTTGAAGAAGTATTTTTATGTACTCAGACCGCTATTAGCAATCAAGTGGCTGGAGGCCTACGATGAACCTGCACCTATTGAGTTTGAGGTACTGAGAAGACTGATTGCGGACAATCCGGTGCTGGATAATGCGCTCTCAGAATTGGTAGAGAAGAAGCGTATGAGCGAGGAAAAAGTGATGGGGCCCGCAATACCAGTGATCAATGCGTTTATTGAATCGGAGCTGGCTCGTCACAAAGCATTTTCGGCAGGCAATAGAAAGCGTGAAGTGAATTACGATGCGTTGAACGAGTTGTTGCGCGCAACTTTAAACAGGCTCGAATACCGATGA